The sequence CTCGCGCGGACGCGGACGCGGCCACCCAGGCGGCGGCCGACGCCGACGCCGCGGCAACCCGTGCGGAGGCAGCCGCCGAGCGGGCCCGCTCGGATGCGGACGCCGCCCAGGCGGACAAGCTGAAGGCGGACGCGGCGGTCCGGACCGCCACCAGCGCGGTGGCCGACGCCATCGCGGCCTCCCAGGACGCCGCGGCCGAGGCGAAAGCCGCGGTCAAGCTCGCCGACGAGGCCGAACAGCACGCCGGGGACGCCGAGAACCAGGCCGACCAGGCCGACACCGAGGCGGGCAAGGCCGTTGCGGCCGCCGCGAAGGCCGCCGGGTTCGCGCATGTCACCGCGCAGGCCGCCGTCGACGCCGGGAAGGCCGCGGAGCAGGTCGCGAACCCGGCCAACGACGCGATCCAGCTCGGCTCCCCGTACGTCGACACCGACTCGGCGGCCGCCCTGGTGGTCCTGACCGGGCAGGCGTCCAAGTCCATCGCCGACCAGCAGCGGGCCGTCGCCGACGCCCACGCCAAGAACGCCGCCGCCGAGGCGGACGCCGCCAAGAACCTCGCCGACCAGGCGAAGGGCGACGCGAAGGAGGCGTACCAGCACGCGGCGGGCGCCGCCCGGTACGCGGCCGACGCCCGCACCTACGCCAAGGAGGCCCTCGGTTACGCGGCCGAGGCCGCCACGGCCGCATCGGCCGCCGCCGCGTCCTTGACCCGCACCGTCGACTACGACAAACAGGCCGCCACCGACGCCGCGGCCGCAGACAAGGCAGCCGGCAACGCCGAGGGCTACGCCAAGGACGCCCGCGCCTCCGCAGACGCCGCCGAACTCGACGCCTCCGCCGCCCGCTCCGCCGCCGACCAGGCCGAACAGGACGCCAAGGACGCCCGAGCGGCCGCCGACCGCGCCGACACCGCCGCGACCGTGGCCGAACAAGCCGCCAAGGACGCCGACAAGTACGCCAAGGACGCCCAGGACGCGGCCGACCGCACCGAACGAGAGCAGGCCAACAAGCAGGCGTCCAAGGGATCCGGTACCGGCATTCCCGGCGTGTTCGCCGTCCCGGACGAGTCCACCGTCGAGATCGTCAGTTCCGAGCAGATCGGCGAGTGTCCCCCGATGCCGCAAGCGGGCATAACGGGCTGCGACGCCGCATACAACCTGGTCGTCACCTACGAGGCCGACTTCTACCTGTGCACCGACGACGGGGCACAGGCCACGGCCGACGGCTGCCCGAAGCCGGCGTGGCAGTTCCTCCAGCGGTCGACACTGAAGAACGTCAAGATCGAGAACTGGCAGCATCACTTCTCCGGCAAGGACATCGTCCGCGCCGGATGGCAGAGCCTTTTCGGCGACGTGGCCGGGTCGATCCTTTTCTCGTTCTTCGCCGACGACATGATGGACTGCCTCCACGGCAGCGCCGGCGGCTGCGCCTGGGTGTACGCCACCTACTTCCCTCTGGGAGGCGCCCTCAGCGACATCACCAAGGCGGTCAAGGCACTCGACGCCGCCGCCAGGACCGGCATCGACTTCGAAGACGCCTACAAGGCACTGCGCGGCCTGGACGGTCTGTCGCCGCTGGCGAAAGAAGGAATCGGCGCCAAGGTCCTCAAGCGACTGTACGAGACGTGCACGAAGCGCGGCAGGGCCGCGTTCGCACTCTCCGCGAACAACGCGTGCGAAGGCATGATTCCGTACGCCAGTTCGGAACTGGCCGTGGTCGCGTACAAGTTCCGGGTGGCCAGCGGACTCAGGTACAAGTTCGGCCGGAACATCGCGGCTGCGAGGGTTCCGGGGTGGGCCGCGACCACCGGCGCGAAGGACGACTTCGTCGTCTTCGCGAATATCCCCAAGGGGCTCCACTCGGAGGAATTGATCATACAGAAGCTGGAGGAAAAGGGATTCAACAAGAACCAGATCTCGGAACTCTACAGTGAACGCAGCCCCTGCGAGAACAAGTGCTCTCCGCTCCTGGAGGGTATTCCGGTAACCTATTCGACTCCGGATGGACCCGGCGCGTACTATATGCTGCAGCACTTGCTCGACACGTTCGAGCGCGGAAAGTTCGCCCGCTCCGGTCAACCGACCCAGCCTGAGTGACACGGAAAGAGGGAGGCGCTGGAAAAACTCCCGGCGCTCCCCCTCACGCGTATGGACACGCAACGCAACGACTGCCGGCGAGGAAGCCAGGAGATGCCCCGTTGAAGCACAGAGATCCCGAGAATCGATCCGAGGCTGAGGCACACGGTCATCCGTTCGCCTCGGACGAAAACATCGCCGTCGGGCATGAACTCGCAGACCGAGTCTGCCGGGAACTGCACCGTGCCGGTATTCCCGCACACACCATGCGTCCGGAAGTGACAAAACAGCCCGGCGCCCAGGTAGAAGTCGACGACAGCCAGGATGATCACGCCGGTGGCCTCTATATTCGCTGGAGCGCACCGAATCTGGCAGAGGCCGGCATAAAGGCAGTGACAGAACGGCGGGACCCGGCGGCGCCAGAATGGAAACATCATGCCGAGGTCGTTCTCCTCATGCAGACGGCATTGATCGGCATCCTGCGGTTGGCCGGCTTCTTTGCCGTACCGGCCGAAGAGGTCGACGACATCGCCAAGGGCGATGTCTACGTCCACGCCAGTAGGCCATCGTTTTCATGAACACCGCGCCGGCGGGCGGGGCCTGACGACCCGCCCCACCCCGTTCGGACTCCGCTGCCAGGCCGACCGAGGGGAAGCCGACCCGCCGGAGCGGGTCGTCGCCCGGGTGGATCCCGACCTGGGGTTCCGGATCGAACAGCTGGTCCGGAACGACTGAGCCGGCCGCCGCGGAACACCCGCACACGGCGTCGCCCTCCCTCCCGCGACCGGTGGGAGGGAGGGCGACGCCGCACGGTGGTCTCAGACCAGCACCCCCGCCGACTCCTCCACCTCCAGCAGGGACGCGCTGTGGCGTTCCTCGTCGAATGTGCGGCGGCCGCCGCGGAGGCCGAAGAGGCGTTTGGCGAGGGCGATGTAGAGGACGGCGAGTATGTTGAGGACGAGGGTGGCGATCTTGAGGTAGCTGATCTTCTCGGTCAGCTCGTAGATCTCCAGCGGGAGGAACGCGGCGGTGGCGACCACCGTGAGGTACTCCGCCCAGCGCTTGGCGCGCCACAGGCCGACCGCCTCGACCAGTTCGATCAGGGCGTAGGCGAGGAGCAGGCCCGCGACCAGGAGAAGCGTGGAGTGCCGGTAGCCGAACGCCTTCTGGATGGAGCCGACCACGGGTGAGTGGTCGAGGTCGTAGTGGAAGTGCCGGAAGACCGGGCGCAGCACGGTCAGGTACTCGTTGAACAGCCGCCGCACCGCGTCCTGGCTGTTGCTGAACTTCCACACGGCCACCGCGACCAGCACTATGAACACCCCGCGCACGGCCCGCTCGATGGCGA is a genomic window of Streptomyces sp. WP-1 containing:
- a CDS encoding DUF2127 domain-containing protein, coding for MKIDWDRRTCARKGHVTYAPDDPRLRVRLHAQTGLGDAWRCLRCGDFVLGEPHGSGPAQDAPLVPRGKVLRDLFILRFLAIERAVRGVFIVLVAVAVWKFSNSQDAVRRLFNEYLTVLRPVFRHFHYDLDHSPVVGSIQKAFGYRHSTLLLVAGLLLAYALIELVEAVGLWRAKRWAEYLTVVATAAFLPLEIYELTEKISYLKIATLVLNILAVLYIALAKRLFGLRGGRRTFDEERHSASLLEVEESAGVLV